In the genome of Longimicrobiales bacterium, one region contains:
- a CDS encoding VOC family protein, with the protein GLTLEGRMHIEGDWAGRVTGLHGQRVESAMMRTPDGHGRLELSRFDAPAVVSDHRTAPVNSLGYLRVMFAVEDIDDTINRLGRIGATLVDEVVDYQGVYRLCYIRGHEGILIGLAQQVGQQGSRTNPIEGEQ; encoded by the coding sequence GGTCTCACGCTCGAGGGCCGCATGCACATCGAGGGTGACTGGGCGGGCCGGGTCACCGGACTGCACGGCCAGCGCGTCGAGAGCGCGATGATGCGGACCCCTGACGGCCACGGTCGCCTCGAGCTTTCACGTTTCGACGCACCCGCCGTCGTGTCCGATCACCGGACGGCCCCGGTAAACTCACTGGGATACCTGCGCGTCATGTTTGCCGTCGAGGACATCGACGACACGATCAACCGGCTCGGCAGGATCGGCGCGACCCTGGTTGATGAAGTCGTCGACTACCAGGGCGTCTACCGGCTCTGCTACATCCGGGGCCATGAAGGAATCCTCATCGGGCTGGCGCAACAGGTCGGGCAGCAGGGTTCCCGTACGAACCCGATCGAAGGCGAACAGTGA